In Citrus sinensis cultivar Valencia sweet orange chromosome 2, DVS_A1.0, whole genome shotgun sequence, a single genomic region encodes these proteins:
- the LOC102615093 gene encoding mediator of RNA polymerase II transcription subunit 19a, translated as MDPEGKNFGRGPRELTGAVDLISHYKLLPHHDFFCKRSLPLSISDTHYLHNVVGDTEIRKGEGMQLDQLIQNTSRDTSARIQPFDLDVLREAFQLRETSPVDLPPAEKGVPTLAGKSKSESKDKERKHKKHKDKDKEKDREHKKHKHRHKDRSKDKDKDKDKKKDKSGHHDSSADPSKKHHEKKRKHDGDEDLNDIHRQKKSKHKSSKIDEVGAIKVAG; from the exons ATGGATCCTGAAGGCAAGAATTTTGGAAGAG gaCCAAGGGAACTGACTGGTGCTGTTGATCTCATAAGTCATTATAAATTGTTGCCACATCATGATTTTTTCTGCAAGCGGTCGCTCCCTTTGTCAATTTCAGACACTCATTATCTTCACAATGTGGTGGGGGATACAGAAATCCGGAAGGGAGAGGGGATGCAATTGGATCAGCTTATTCAAAATACTTCCAGAGATACTAGTGCAAGAATACAGCCTTTTGATTTGGATGTCCTCAGAGAAGCCTTCCAGCTGAGGGAAACTTCTCCTGTTGATTTGCCTCCT GCAGAAAAGGGGGTTCCTACCCTTGCTGGAAAATCAAAAAGTGAGTCCAAAGACAAGGAGAGGAAGCATAAAAAGCACAAAGACAAAGATAAGGAGAAGGATAGAGAGCATAAGAAGCACAAGCACCGTCATAAGGATCGAAGTAAGGATAAAGACAAAGACAAGGATAAGAAGAAGGATAAAAGCGGGCATCATGATTCAAGTGCTGATCCGTCAAAGAAACACCACGAAAAG AAAAGGAAGCATGATGGAGATGAAGATCTTAATGACATTCACaggcaaaaaaaaagtaag CATAAGAGCTCGAAAATTGATGAAGTGGGTGCAATAAAGGTAGCAGGTTGA